The DNA region GACCGGCCGCGCATCCGACGCCTCCCGCAGGTCTGGGCTCCCGGCTGGCTTCGCTCTCATAGCATCGGGTCCCGAACCACTGCAGGCAGGGCTGCGCTGCTCCGAGCGCCGACACCGGGCTGCCGGGCCGGGGCCAGGGCCGGGCGCCCGCCGAGCCGGGCAGGAAGGCACCAAGGCGGCGAGGCTGCGGGAGGAGGCGAGGCGGGGAGAGGAGCGCGCGCAGCCGGGAGAGACCCGGAGCGGAGGCAGCTGGAGAGCCAGCCAGCGAGTGGGAGCTGCGGGAGGgacggggagggggggagggagggggcgcgAGGGGAGGAGAGCCAGTCTAGGGAGGGGAGGCGGAGAGCGCAGAAGACAGGCTGCCAGCTGCACAAGGAGCCGCTGCCGTGGCGGCCGGACTCAACCATCCCTACCCACggagaggggaaggaggctgggaCGGCGCCATCCCAGACAGAGCCCGGCCTCGGGCCCCGGGCTCcccgcgccgcgccgcgccgcgcTCTCCTCGGCCTCCGGCGCCGCCGTGCGCAGGCTGGGGAAGGAGTCTTGGGCGCTCGCGCGGGGGACACGCGCGCCACACACCCGCGAGAGGCCACGCCACCGGGCGACTCCGACACCCAGAGGGAGGCTGCGAGGGCAGGGGCTGGCCTCCGTCTGCCCATCTCTCTTCGTGCCTGCCCGGAGAGAAGCCCCCTGCGTAACTTGGGAAAGAAACCCAGTGGGAAAGAGGGCCACCAAGGCTCTAACTCCAAGGGAGGAAAATAAACATCGATTTACTTTATTTCGAGATCATTTTTGGCAAGATGACGACTGGCATGGAGCTACAAAGCTTTTCCGATGTCCTGACTTAGGGTTAATCACGCACAAACCTACGTTcagaataaattcaaaatgaggAAGGGTGTCTAGAATTGATAGTGGGGTCTGGTGATGAGAGATGGCGTGCTGGCAACACCTTCAGGTGCAACCCTATATAAAACGGAATGGGTCGGGTAGGGACTTGAGGAGAAAAGAGAGCTTCTTTTCTGAATCTGCAAAAAGATAAACGgagcagagagagaagccagTGGTTGATAGAATGAGCCAGATTTCACCCAACTCCTAGAGGAGGTGTCCGAGCAATCTGGGGGGAATGTGTAAGGCAAGGCATTTCAGGGGAAGGTTCATAGGAAAATAGAAACCATAGGTGAATGCTAGTCTTCCTACAAAGGGTCATTTGCAGGATTCACCGTTTCGACCAAAAAGGGTTAGATAATTCCATTACAGACTGGaggaaccagaagagggaaaCCCCACACCTTAGTAAGAGAGGATTATATTCTGTGTCCAGAAGCATTCCAGAACACCAGCAGTCCTAAACGCTGCATCCCTCACATCGCTGGGTGATCTTGGTGGAGTGAAGGGCCCACTGTTGGCAACGGGTCATGAGCTTCACTCCACCTGCGTTTCGCCGGTTCGTCTGCAAGATTAAATAGGTTGACCAATTCATAATGTTTTAGACCCCTGCCTTCTTTTTCTTAGGTTCCCCTTGTCCCAGCGGTCACTGGGATACATAGAAACGCAATGGTGAATCCAGGAAATGAGGGGCTACAGTCTTGAAATTTCAGCACCAAAGCATGGTAGGCTCggtctccttttcctccttaCCAGGAAAAACTGGACCCTCCATCAAAACTCTCCTCCCTCATAGAGAGGTGAGCGTCTGAAGAGGAGGGGGCCAATGTGCTTCTCGGAAAGTTGCAGCCCTGGATATGACCCGGATTTTCTACTTGCCGAGTCCTATTTTGCCCCAGTcatccctggggggggggggggggagaaaagaaGACAGAATGGCACAATCACTGGGGAATTCACAGTGGAACCCAAATTCTTTAGGCTAAACTAGGCATGTAGAGATGAGGGTCGCCCCTTCTGAGGTCTTAAATCAGATCCCAGATGGTACCTGTAACTCAGCAAGTGAACAAAAACACTTTTTAAGACCCATTAAGTGCTCCAGTAGTTCATCTCGAGCGGTGCATCAGAAAAACAATTGATCTCTTTGGAGAACTAAAGAGCTGACTTCTTGAGAAACGTGTCTTGTCTTTGCACTACTCTTCCTAATGACTCGTGTCACCAAGAAGGATTTCTGCCATTAAAAAACGTTTCCAGAATCTAACCGTCCTGGGCTGGGACTCATGGATGGTTTTGACTTTATTAGCATCCTGGTCAGCAACGCTGAATGTCACCTGTGAAACTGAACACCCTTACACTTAATTGTGACCGACTCAGGCCACAGGCTGAGGGTCGCCTTCCTTGGGTTCTGCTTGAAGTCTTTAATGCCACCTCCTTACTCTGGGGTGCAGAACATCTATCCGATTCCCATTCTTTGAGAAATAAGGATGCCCATACCAGTAACTACCCATTTCTGCTGTGATTTACTTGGGGTATTTTCTTCGGCCAGATCACATAACAGAGAGTTACAATGATTCATGCCAAATTTCTGACCCTAAGTATGAAGAGGGTGCGAGATTGCTGTCAAATAAGATGGGCTGATTTTGTAATATGGTTGTATCTGTGTGTTAATATTAtgatattccccccccccccccatctcaaAGCCGGTTTAATTTGGAAGGCAATCATGGGGCACTGCTGCCACCTAGTGTCAAGCTTTTTTTGTTGGGTTCTTGCAGAGAAATCCATGGTCCCCTTGggcttctctctctcatctcaccTGAGGTTCCCTACTTGGGTTTTGAGCGCCCCTCCAGAACACTCTTACACCCGTCATGTAATCAGCCTGTAGATGAGGTCTATTATTAGGTTCCTAGAGGCTTTTTCCCCTTTTGATTTTTAAGTGACTGTGAAAGCCTTGATTTATATCACAACTCTAATGCCAGATATTTAGAGCAGTATAAACCAAATGGGATTAGAGGAAGTAAGTTACTGTAGGGAATTCACACCAGGCAGCTCTGTGACCACTTCTCTGTGTTGGCCTGCGGTGCCTGGAACACTGCACTTGGGcactgggtttttttaattaattaatttttttctccattttccatcCTAGGCATACTGCTGTCCATAGCCTTGGGAGTCTGGCTGAGCAGCACGGGAAATATCATTGGCACCCAGGGATGAGAGCTGAGCAGTGGAATCAAAGGCAAAGAGGGTCTGACATactgggaaagaaaaagacaccCCCAACCTCAAGTAACATCTACAGTAAGACTTGGAAAGTTGACAACATAAACATGTGAGAAGTGCTGTAACCGAAGAGGGAGAGtggttttattttaagtgaatgTGTCTGAGGAGGGGACAGACTATATGAACAGGGTACTtgagataaaattagaaatgaaaaactttgCACACATGAGAATGCTAATTAGCTAGAAACGCGGCACATGGATGGAAATATCAGAGAACGCAGTACATTGCAGTGATTGCTAAACGGGACATCTTTTGACTTAGTTAATGTCATGTACCAAAACTGATGGTGACTAGGGCACTGGGGAAACTCTTTTCTTCATGGAGGGGCGAGAATGAGGGCCATACAATTCAGGTTTCCCTAGATGGAATGCCTGTCTTCGGAGAGcaagatgggagggaggagggcaaggaATAAGAGAATTCAGGATGATCACTTATTGTTTGCAAAAGCCTTTTATACAGAATCTTATTTCTATTATGATTGTTTTTATCACCCCCCCTCAATGATAAGGAAATGGCAGctttgagaaatgaaaatttgtaGGAGGTCAGGTCTTACTAAGGACCTGATGGTAACTTACAATCTGTTACCATCGACTTTGTTGCTGTTTTGCTGCATCAACGTTTAAAaacccttcctgctgcccctccccacactgaGGAGCTTACACACCTGGACTCCAGTCTTCTTCCCTACACTGGTCTCCATACTCCTGGCACACCTGTGGTCAATTTATAAAGGGCAAGGCATCTAGAGAGCGCTCCACCCAGTAACATCAGAATACAGGCATGATGGATGGGGTCACTCTCCAAGACAGATCATTTGCATTAAAACAAGAAGATTCTGTGACTCTTTGCAACTATTTATTCATGTAAAGTTTGACTCTTAAAACTATTCTATGGACTGgcttaaaataaataacctgGTTGGTCCAGAAAAATCTATATCAACATTACTGCCAAGACTGAAACAATCCCGTTTATAGGAGGCCTTCAATTTCCCACTCTTCTTTCCTGTGTTCGGTACAAATATGGTATCAAGAGTCAGTTTCAACCCTTCAGCCAACTTATTCTCCAAAGAGATTTCTTTCCCAAGGGTATTGTCTGTGTTCCACTTTTGGGTGAAGGTCAGTCCATAGTTACAAATCTTGTATTTGGTCTCTAGGTTGCCTGATGCCTTCCCTGTATCAGTGTAAGCATGACCAGAAGTAGAAAATTCCACTCCACTACATGACTTGGTTCTCAGATCTATTTTAACCATGCCAAATTCATATCCTTTGTTGACAGATTTTTCTGGACCAACCATCTATGGCTGGGCTGTGTGGGCCATTGAAGGTTGGCTTGCTGGCTATCAGGCGAGTTTTGACACAGCCAAATCCAAACTGTCACAGAATAATTTCGCCCTGGGTTACAAGGCTGCAGACTTCCAGCTGCACACTCACATGAGCGATAGCACTGAATCTGGAGGGGCGATCTACCAGAAGGTGAACAAGAAGACTGAAACATCAATAAACCTCGCGTGGACGGCTGGCAGGAACAACACGTGTTC from Balaenoptera acutorostrata chromosome 21, mBalAcu1.1, whole genome shotgun sequence includes:
- the LOC103012727 gene encoding voltage-dependent anion-selective channel protein 3-like, which produces MRAEQWNQRQRGSDILGKKKTPPTSSNIYNFSGPTIYGWAVWAIEGWLAGYQASFDTAKSKLSQNNFALGYKAADFQLHTHMSDSTESGGAIYQKVNKKTETSINLAWTAGRNNTCSGISAKYQLDCRTSLPAEVNNASLIGLGYPQTLRPGVKLTLSALICGKNFNAGGHKVGLGFELQA